A window from bacterium encodes these proteins:
- the clpP gene encoding ATP-dependent Clp endopeptidase proteolytic subunit ClpP, which produces MALIPMVIEHTGRGERAYDIYSRLLKERIIFIGSPIDDHIASLVIAQLIFLAAEDPEKDINIYVNSPGGIVTSGLAIYDTIQHVRPSIATICIGQAASMGAFLLAAGAPGKRSALPNSRIMIHQPAGGAQGQASDIDIQAREILKIRRKLDELLAQHTGQSIEKIEKDTDRNYFMSAQEAKEYGIIDEIIFPRKLNSKEESKSS; this is translated from the coding sequence ATGGCACTCATCCCGATGGTCATCGAGCACACGGGACGCGGCGAACGCGCCTATGATATCTACTCCCGTCTCCTCAAGGAACGCATCATCTTCATCGGATCGCCGATTGACGATCACATCGCCAGCCTGGTCATCGCCCAGCTCATCTTTCTGGCCGCCGAAGACCCGGAGAAGGACATCAATATCTACGTCAACAGTCCGGGTGGAATCGTCACCAGTGGACTGGCCATCTATGACACGATTCAGCACGTCCGCCCCAGCATCGCCACCATCTGCATCGGCCAGGCCGCCTCGATGGGAGCGTTTCTGTTGGCGGCCGGAGCGCCGGGCAAGCGCAGCGCGCTGCCCAATTCCCGGATCATGATCCACCAGCCCGCGGGTGGAGCGCAGGGCCAGGCCTCGGACATAGACATTCAAGCACGGGAAATTCTCAAGATTCGCAGGAAGCTCGATGAGTTGCTGGCGCAGCATACCGGCCAGTCCATCGAGAAGATTGAGAAAGACACCGATCGCAATTACTTCATGTCGGCGCAGGAAGCCAAGGAATACGGCATCATTGACGAGATCATCTTTCCGCGCAAACTGAACTCGAAAGAGGAGTCCAAGTCCTCGTGA